Proteins co-encoded in one Polluticoccus soli genomic window:
- a CDS encoding gliding motility-associated C-terminal domain-containing protein has translation MKFTHKSLIRAFSAVLLLLLTLNVKMAKASHFAAADITVEYAGTGPGDLTYRVIVDLYYSCNASTNPAGGAGTVYFFSAQAGHAPYVNDNTRSISMTWDGVADDIDQLCAGAKNLSKCQNTSNPYPGFKHTRSVGTKTLPSAQTDWTFYWSSCCRDGGIVNISQPGSGTGCNPQGNIFVDATINNKFRYDQGTPKFTVQPLPYLCVGIPSTYLNGPLDPFGDSLVTENVIPRDQWNSFYNYCTPYTAIDPIGAATSAPLNPYNTDPTTGTATFTAMFPGQHVVAFKVTSYDRATGTKLGVCNRDVQVSILNCNGTAPNLSDPQNITFGELSNDKDKFTTCSGVKFDFDVKASTTLPNRALYMEANLTNFPGASFTVVGEGTTNVTGTFSWAPHYGNLGEHILIVTTKDSTCDQTSPIVFKSHKVILLKVLPTIDLGPDKPFCLKGGNPVELFVRGGDSYKLYWTGADGGKPQGLSADTGQIVYATPNKETSYIAYTNDLPSICKNRDTITLKVDQLNSVDVFPQNPIILCRPDYLQLEGKVFGPKPVNPISCGTTQVSTSKDVVQVAIVGSLGPGYDTLGPLTSTLITNTYSVKNQYLIRRADLLESGILYGTISALSFNVNSVDPAYEYKNFKISIKCTDEKSMSKTSFQTGLKQEYTAAAQTLVNGLNSFKFAEPYSWDTSKNLLIEICYSGNTGTATQDPVISFVPTDYLSTTWLATKPNILNSVCATNSSSEIKTNYARPEFTFDYSENVRDDYKFEYIWYPSVFLSDSTIQQPLAYIPQSTKYYMESRGRSGCYVSDSADVYIPVHNYSVVPADTAICFNEGSPMQAKGGGFTYKWYKINDKGEYEILSNTKEASCWDCANPVLKPLKTTIYKIAVYDSVWCIDTISAKVTVKPLPDIKIITRDTFVKYGQSLQLMASGARIYNWTPVGSLNNANTSFPVATPTEPTTYIAGGIGANGCRAFDTVKVDIDYRDNLFVPTGFSPNNDGKNDLFKVSNLTFQRVIEFRVFNRWGQEVFMANDNRGWDGAWKGEPQDMDTYTYTIKVGFPDGYIETYRGNTTLIR, from the coding sequence ATGAAATTCACCCACAAATCCTTGATTCGGGCTTTTTCTGCAGTTCTTCTGCTGCTTTTGACGCTCAATGTCAAGATGGCTAAGGCCTCGCACTTTGCTGCTGCCGACATCACGGTTGAGTATGCAGGTACAGGTCCTGGTGATCTTACCTATCGCGTAATAGTGGATCTGTACTATTCTTGTAATGCATCTACCAATCCGGCAGGTGGCGCAGGTACAGTATACTTTTTCTCTGCCCAGGCAGGCCATGCCCCGTATGTTAACGATAATACTCGTTCGATCTCTATGACATGGGATGGCGTTGCTGACGACATAGATCAACTTTGTGCAGGTGCAAAAAATCTGAGTAAGTGCCAAAATACTTCGAACCCTTACCCGGGTTTTAAACACACACGTAGTGTGGGTACGAAAACACTGCCTTCTGCCCAAACAGACTGGACTTTCTACTGGTCTTCGTGCTGCCGCGATGGTGGTATCGTAAATATCAGCCAGCCGGGTTCTGGTACAGGTTGTAACCCCCAGGGTAACATCTTTGTAGATGCAACCATCAACAACAAGTTCAGGTACGATCAGGGTACGCCTAAATTTACCGTGCAGCCGCTGCCATACCTTTGTGTTGGTATTCCATCAACTTACCTGAACGGTCCACTGGATCCATTTGGCGATTCTCTGGTAACTGAGAACGTAATTCCCCGCGATCAATGGAATTCTTTCTATAACTATTGCACTCCTTACACTGCGATAGATCCGATCGGCGCAGCGACATCTGCACCTTTGAATCCATATAACACCGATCCTACTACTGGTACTGCCACATTTACGGCAATGTTCCCCGGTCAGCACGTGGTTGCCTTTAAAGTTACCAGCTACGATCGTGCAACAGGTACCAAACTGGGTGTTTGTAACCGCGACGTACAGGTTTCAATATTAAACTGTAATGGTACTGCTCCTAACCTGAGCGATCCTCAGAACATCACCTTCGGTGAGTTATCAAACGATAAAGATAAATTCACTACCTGCTCTGGTGTGAAATTCGATTTCGATGTTAAGGCCAGCACTACGCTGCCTAACAGGGCGCTGTATATGGAAGCTAACCTTACCAACTTCCCTGGTGCATCGTTCACAGTAGTGGGAGAGGGCACAACTAATGTAACTGGTACATTCAGCTGGGCTCCGCACTATGGTAACCTTGGCGAGCACATCCTGATCGTAACAACAAAAGACTCTACTTGTGATCAAACATCACCAATCGTTTTCAAATCTCACAAGGTTATCCTGTTGAAGGTATTGCCTACTATCGACCTTGGTCCAGATAAACCTTTCTGTTTGAAGGGTGGCAACCCTGTTGAGCTGTTTGTAAGGGGCGGAGATAGCTACAAGCTTTACTGGACTGGCGCTGACGGTGGAAAACCACAAGGCCTGAGCGCTGACACAGGACAGATCGTTTATGCAACGCCAAATAAAGAAACTTCTTATATAGCTTATACTAACGATCTGCCATCTATTTGTAAGAACAGGGATACAATAACCCTGAAGGTTGATCAGCTGAACAGCGTAGATGTATTCCCTCAGAATCCGATCATCCTTTGCCGCCCTGACTATCTGCAGCTGGAAGGTAAAGTGTTCGGTCCTAAACCGGTAAATCCGATCTCTTGCGGAACTACCCAGGTGTCTACATCAAAAGATGTTGTGCAGGTTGCAATAGTAGGTAGCCTTGGTCCTGGTTATGATACACTTGGTCCTTTGACCTCTACACTGATCACTAATACGTACAGTGTAAAGAACCAATATCTAATCAGAAGGGCAGATCTTTTGGAATCTGGTATATTATATGGTACGATCAGCGCACTCTCGTTTAACGTGAATTCTGTTGATCCGGCTTACGAATACAAAAATTTCAAGATCTCGATCAAGTGTACTGACGAAAAATCAATGTCAAAAACCTCGTTCCAAACAGGTTTGAAACAAGAATATACAGCAGCTGCACAAACACTCGTAAACGGTTTGAACAGTTTCAAATTTGCCGAGCCGTATAGCTGGGATACTTCTAAAAACCTGCTGATAGAAATATGCTACTCGGGTAACACTGGTACCGCTACTCAAGATCCTGTGATAAGCTTTGTACCTACAGATTATCTGTCTACAACATGGTTGGCTACTAAACCAAATATTTTAAATTCGGTTTGTGCTACTAACTCATCAAGCGAGATCAAAACTAACTACGCACGTCCTGAGTTTACTTTCGATTATTCGGAGAACGTAAGAGACGATTATAAGTTTGAATACATCTGGTATCCATCAGTGTTCCTGTCTGATTCTACAATTCAGCAGCCGCTTGCTTACATACCACAGTCTACTAAGTATTACATGGAAAGCAGAGGTCGCAGTGGTTGCTACGTAAGTGATTCGGCTGATGTTTACATTCCGGTTCATAACTATTCGGTAGTACCTGCTGATACAGCAATATGCTTCAACGAAGGTTCTCCAATGCAAGCTAAAGGCGGTGGCTTTACCTACAAATGGTATAAGATCAACGACAAAGGTGAATATGAGATCCTGTCTAATACAAAAGAAGCTAGCTGCTGGGATTGTGCTAATCCAGTGTTGAAACCACTGAAAACCACAATTTATAAGATCGCAGTATATGATAGCGTATGGTGTATCGATACGATCTCGGCTAAGGTAACAGTGAAACCTCTGCCAGATATCAAGATCATCACCCGCGATACATTTGTTAAGTATGGTCAAAGCCTGCAGCTGATGGCTAGCGGTGCACGTATCTACAACTGGACTCCTGTAGGGTCTTTAAACAACGCTAACACTTCGTTCCCTGTGGCTACGCCAACTGAACCTACTACGTATATCGCAGGTGGTATCGGTGCCAACGGCTGCCGCGCGTTCGATACAGTGAAAGTGGATATCGACTATCGTGACAACCTGTTCGTTCCAACCGGCTTCAGCCCGAACAACGATGGTAAGAACGACCTGTTCAAAGTATCTAACCTTACTTTCCAGAGGGTGAT